In Cucurbita pepo subsp. pepo cultivar mu-cu-16 chromosome LG04, ASM280686v2, whole genome shotgun sequence, the following are encoded in one genomic region:
- the LOC111793612 gene encoding uncharacterized protein LOC111793612, with the protein MWLACVWEEKEQELGRQQAPGTCPFCRGKVYAIDVERQWKLCCLPLCLKIKRKYLCTLCSRRLELCHW; encoded by the coding sequence ATGTGGCTCGCATGCGTATGGGAAGAGAAAGAGCAAGAGCTCGGAAGACAACAAGCGCCAGGAACTTGCCCTTTCTGTCGAGGCAAAGTGTACGCTATTGACGTCGAAAGACAATGGAAGCTCTGTTGCCTCCCTCTCTGCCTCAAGATCAAGAGGAAATATCTCTGTACTCTCTGCTCTCGCCGCCTCGAATTGTGCCACTGGTAG
- the LOC111793403 gene encoding transcription factor bHLH35-like: protein MNYLENGVYMPEDLGSWGLDDLVPSYYDSSSPEGVLSPSAASKNIVSERNRRRKLNDRLFALRAVVPNISKMDKASIIKDAIDHIQKLREQERRIETEIYELESGKSKKKIARYEFEQEVPLLHTPKRNKTDQFSYYDSSATRYSPIEVLDLSVTYMGERTIVVSLTCCKRADSMVKLCKVFESLKLKIITANITAVSGRLLKTVFIEAGQEERDLLKIKIETALAGLNDPQSPVSI from the exons ATGAATTACTTGGAGAATGGCGTGTACATGCCCGAAGATCTCGGCAg TTGGGGACTTGACGATCTGGTTCCCAGCTACTATGATTCCAGTTCGCCGGAGGGAGTTCTATCGCCGTCGGCGGCTTCGAAGAACATAGTATCGGAGAGGAATAGGAGGAGGAAGCTTAATGATAGGCTTTTTGCACTTCGAGCGGTGGTTCCAAATATTAGTAAG ATGGATAAGGCTTCCATTATTAAAGATGCAATCGATCACATCCAGAAGTTGCGTGAACAAGAGAGGAGGATTGAAACTGAAATTTATGAGCTCGAATCGGGAAagtcaaagaagaagatagcGCGGTATGAGTTTGAGCAGGAGGTGCCATTGTTGCATACACCAAAGAGGAATAAAACAGATCAGTTCAGCTATTACGATTCTTCTGCTACAAGATATTCCCCCATTGAAGTGCTGGAT TTAAGTGTAACGTATATGGGGGAAAGAACAATCGTGGTGAGCTTAACATGTTGCAAAAGAGCAGATTCAATGGTTAAACTATGTAAAGTTTTTGAATCACTGAAGCTCAAGATCATCACTGCCAATATCACTGCTGTCTCTGGAAGGCTTTTGAAAACTGTGTTCATCGAG GCTGGACAAGAGGAGAGAGATCTCTTGAAGATTAAAATAGAAACAGCCCTTGCAGGTCTTAATGATCCCCAGAGCCCCGTGAGTATCTAA
- the LOC111792340 gene encoding protein SMAX1-LIKE 4-like translates to MRSGGCAANQTFTPEAASVLKQSLSLARRRGHAQLTPLHVAVTLFSSRSSSLLRQACLKSQPNQTSHPLHCRALELCFNVALNRLPTTPGPLFHGQPSLSNALIAALKRAQANQRRGCLEQQQQQQQQQHQPVLAIKVELEQLIISILDDPSVSRVMREAGFSSTLVKSNLEDSSVSSVFHCYGSSGGIFSSPSSPSRNDQHSDQRDNMIFNPGDFWQTNFLTRSSEQNPLSFSPQKRVSSTNAIAESASSLKLDIKLVFEAMLGRKRKNTVIIGDSITIIEGVISELMGRVAKGEVPNELKSTKFIDFLLSPDSLSSMKREDIEMKVTELRRNIDSLASRGWGAIIYTGDLKWMVETDVIEREESSFSNKEPSDYSQIDHVIEEIARLISFHGISRTKLWLVGTASYQTYMRCQMRQPTLETRWDLQAVPVPSDGALGLSLHSFSLHGSRMPFSQNPSQVWETKPFSIAKEGQDKLTCCDCSSNPDKEAQQLKSSHQKELPSWLQPFSTQISHLKSQEKSTLHSNESSSGSNFLSSWPHPFSTRNSIFQDSNTICFTEPAVKASRSSNQMLRFRRQQSCITEFNFDSEKHKFQDATPSLDCLKNMEEDNKEVNISLSLGDSLFKDPKKLATTKKSEGMTQRDHLCKSLQENVPWQSEIIPSVAEALTSFKSTNKEISWIMIEGDDQIGKRRLARAIAESVFGSTELLCKLNARGNNEATPPSQVLENVMKTQEKLVVLVEDIDQADTQFMKFLADGFHDGEFGEIDEKDETTRQILFILTRGEGKDKDTDSIIPMALNIAINSGFGALSLDQKRRAEWESPNNTKHQRIIKEEEEDTNLTIETAKINGSLSRQSSSNKLDLNLEADEDEEPEEKTEDSILLAADPESATYNLQIEKKFLQSIQSRFIFNQTSSSRREQRESFKSKIIRSFEGIFGSQTQANFSVEERVLEAISSRSDSFVNSVFEKWLTEIFEKSLRGVGFGGQEGADVRLSLGGKEDEGAIENGFMGSSLPQIIRLSFMD, encoded by the exons ATGCGATCAGGAGGTTGTGCTGCAAATCAGACCTTCACACCAGAGGCTGCTTCAGTGCTGAAGCAATCTCTGAGCTTGGCGAGAAGGAGAGGCCATGCTCAGCTTACTCCTCTCCATGTGGCTGTTACTTTATTCAGCTCAAGGAGTAGTAGCCTCTTAAGGCAGGCATGTCTAAAGTCTCAGCCAAATCAAACTTCTCATCCTCTCCACTGCAGAGCTCTTGAGCTTTGTTTCAATGTGGCTCTCAATAGACTCCCAACTACACCAGGTCCACTTTTTCATGGCCAACCTTCTCTATCAAATGCACTTATTGCAGCGCTCAAAAGAGCTCAAGCAAACCAGAGAAGGGGATGTCtagagcagcagcagcagcagcaacaacaacaacatcaaCCAGTTTTAGCCATTAAGGTAGAATTGGAGCAGCTTATAATCTCCATTTTGGATGACCCAAGTGTCAGTAGGGTTATGAGAGAGGCCGGGTTTTCCAGTACTCTTGTTAAGAGTAACTTAGAGGATTCCTCagtttcctctgtttttcacTGTTATGGTAGCTCTGGTGGCATCTTCTCTTCGCCCTCTTCACCTTCTCGCAATGATCAACATTCTGATCAAAGAGATAACATGATTTTTAATCCAGGGGATTTTTGGCAGACCAATTTCTTGACTCGCTCTTCTGAGCAAAACCCACTTTCTTTCTCCCCACAAAAGAGAGTATCCAGCACTAACGCAATTGCTGaatctgcttcttctttaaaGCTAGATATCAAGTTGGTGTTTGAGGCAATGCttgggagaaaaagaaagaatactGTCATCATTGGTGATTCTATCACAATAATTGAAGGTGTAATTTCAGAGCTTATGGGGAGAGTAGCAAAAGGAGAGGTTCCTAATGAACtaaaatcaaccaaatttattgattttttgcTGTCCCCTGATTCGTTGAGCTCCATGAAAAGAGAAGACATTGAAATGAAGGTGACAGAGTTGAGAAGGAACATTGATTCCCTAGCATCAAGAGGGTGGGGAGCCATAATATATACAGGAGATTTGAAATGGATGGTTGAAACAGATGTTATAGAAAGAGAGGAAAGTAGTTTCTCCAACAAAGAACCTTCTGATTACAGCCAAATTGATCACGTAATTGAAGAAATTGCTAGGTTAATATCTTTCCATGGAATTTCTCGCACAAAGTTGTGGCTAGTGGGTACAGCAAGTTATCAGACTTACATGAGATGTCAAATGAGACAGCCAACTCTCGAGACTCGGTGGGATCTCCAAGCTGTTCCTGTTCCCTCGGATGGAGCACTAGGCTTAAGCCTCCACAGTTTCAG TCTTCATGGCTCGAGGATGCCTTTCTCCCAGAACCCATCACAAGTATGGGAAACAAAGCCATTCAGTATTGCTAAAGAGGGCCAAGACAAACTCACTTGCTGCGACTGCTCTTCCAATCCTGATAAGGAAGCTCAGCAATTAAAATCAAGCCATCAGAAAGAGTTACCTTCCTGGCTGCAGCCCTTCAGCACCCAAATATCCCACCTTAAG AGTCAGGAGAAATCCACATTGCACAGCAATGAAAGTTCCAGTGGAAGTAACTTCCTTAGTTCTTGGCCACATCCATTTTCGACCAGGAACAGCATCTTCCAAGATTCAAATACAATCTGCTTCACTGAACCAGCAGTGAAAGCGTCAAGAAGTTCAAATCAGATGCTTCGGTTTAGGCGGCAACAATCCTGCATAACTGAGTTCAATTTCGACAGTGAAAAGCATAAATTTCAGGATGCAACACCAAGTTTGGATTGTCTCAAGAACATGGAAGAAGATAACAAGGAAGTaaacatttctctctctctaggtGACTCACTGTTCAAAGATCCAAAGAAATTGGCAACTACAAAGAAGAGTGAAGGAATGACACAAAGAGATCATCTGTGCAAATCATTGCAAGAGAACGTACCATGGCAATCAGAAATCATTCCTTCAGTAGCTGAAGCGCTGACTAGTTTCAAAtcaacaaataaagaaatctCTTGGATAATGATAGAAGGAGATGACCAGATTGGCAAAAGAAGGTTAGCTCGAGCAATTGCGGAATCAGTTTTCGGGTCTACTGAACTACTCTGCAAGCTAAATGCGAGAGGTAACAATGAGGCAACTCCACCTTCTCAAGTCCTCGAAAATGTCATGAAAACACAAGAAAAACTAGTAGTATTAGTTGAAGACATCGATCAGGCAGATACTCAATTCATGAAGTTCCTAGCAGATGGATTCCATGATGGAGAATTCGGAGAAATagatgaaaaagatgaaacgACTCGCCAAATCCTATTCATTTTGACCAGAGGTGAAGGAAAAGACAAGGATACAGATTCCATAATCCCAATGGCACTGAATATCGCCATTAACTCTGGCTTTGGAGCGCTTAGTTTAGACCAAAAGCGAAGAGCCGAATGGGAATCCCCAAACAACACAAAGCATCAAAGAATAatcaaagaagaggaagaagacacaAACCTTACCATCGAAACAGCGAAAATCAACGGAAGCTTATCGAGGCAATCAAGCTCGAACAAACTCGACCTAAACCTCGAAGCCGATGAAGACGAAGAACCggaagaaaaaacagaggacAGCATACTTCTCGCTGCCGATCCAGAATCCGCAACATACAACCTCCAAATCGAGAAGAAATTTCTCCAGTCAATTCAGAGCCGCTTTATTTTCAACCAAACCTCGTCATCAAGAAGAGAGCAGAGAGAATCATTCAAGTCCAAGATCATCCGATCATTCGAAGGGATCTTCGGATCGCAAACACAGGCGAATTTCAGCGTGGAAGAGAGAGTACTGGAAGCAATTTCATCAAGGTCCGATTCTTTCGTGAACAGCGTGTTTGAAAAATGGTTGACGGAGATTTTCGAAAAGAGCTTGCGAGGCGTGGGATTTGGCGGGCAAGAAGGCGCCGACGTGAGGCTGAGTTTGGGCGGGAAGGAAGATGAAGGCGCCATTGAAAATGGGTTCATGGGCTCATCTCTGCCCCAAATCATAAGGCTTTCTTTCATGGATTGA
- the LOC111793402 gene encoding ubiquitin carboxyl-terminal hydrolase 36 produces the protein MDSLLANYASSDDEEQEQPPLSVSAPQRSELPKSSSSETSTFLSSHPPSKSSSLFQSLPQPKQSSKPSLPTGFFENDKNEDVEEGDSLSGSKLGTASIKPSSIFSSLPRPKGNPTRSSSSSSNSRFDGDGDENLTESASMFSSLPQPNLQNLQKSKSNPSSTESQPKRVVLFKPPVNSSLLKLGEDDDDDDDEEEEEIRRRKASQSSFQTPTVTSFLSSIPAPKHSATLGVMSSSGSGRRSILETDVPVASSDGSKVVNDSGSTQKVDHDAENYDSYVNYSSGVEQKVASHTENYDNAAVYNVGTEQNAWNYASYDGYGSYHYSVDQNVVGEAPSVSSGINAGDYGSYENYGNYGDHIQYGSDPAVQPTMMDAENVVRIHEKRRRNEIPTEILEVKQDELMKNRPRQDQVKLTGIAFGPSYQPASTTKGKPSKLHKRKHQITSLFYDMKQKETELAERRARGLLTKAETQAKYGW, from the exons ATGGACTCACTGTTAGCCAACTACGCCTCCTCCGACGACGAAGAACAGGAGCAGCCACCGTTGTCTGTTAGCGCGCCTCAGAGATCCGAGTTACCCAAATCCTCCTCCTCCGAAACCTCTACTTTCTTATCGTCTCATCCCCCGTCCAAATCTTCCTCGCTATTCCAATCCCTTCCCCAGCCCAAACAGTCCTCCAAGCCTTCTCTGCCCACTGGGTTCTTCGAAAATGATAAGAACGAAGACGTAGAGGAAGGAGATTCGCTCTCGGGGTCTAAATTAGGTACTGCTTCAATTAAACCTTCATCTATCTTCTCTTCCCTTCCACGGCCTAAGGGGAATCCTACGAGATCGTCGTCTTCCTCGTCTAATTCTCGATTTGACGGTGATGGTGATGAGAATCTCACGGAATCGGCATCTATGTTTTCTTCCCTTCCGCAACCTAATTTGCAGAATTTGCAGAAATCTAAATCAAATCCCTCGTCCACGGAATCCCAGCCAAAAAGGGTCGTTCTATTTAAGCCACCCGTTAATTCTTCTTTGCTGAAATTGGGTGAAgatgacgatgatgatgacgatgaagaagaagaggaaataaGGCGCCGAAAGGCATCCCAATCCTCGTTCCAAACCCCTACTGTGACGTCGTTCTTGTCAAGCATTCCAGCGCCGAAGCATTCGGCAACTTTGGGAGTTATGTCGAGCTCAGGCTCAGGGCGAAGGTCGATTCTTGAAACAGATGTTCCGGTTGCGTCTTCTGATGGTTCTAAAGTAGTGAATGATTCAGGTAGCACTCAAAAAGTTGATCACGATGCCGAAAATTACGACAGTTACGTAAATTACAGTTCAGGTGTTGAGCAGAAGGTTGCCAGTCATACGGAGAACTATGATAATGCAGCAGTTTACAACGTTGGTACAGAACAGAATGCTTGGAATTATGCAAGCTATGATGGTTATGGGAGTTACCACTACAGTGTTGATCAAAATGTGGTTGGTGAAGCACCGTCTGTCTCTAGTGGAATTAACGCTGGTGACTATGGAAGTTATGAGAATTATGGTAACTATGGTGATCACATACAATATGGGAGTGACCCTGCTGTTCAGCCCACAATGATGGACGCTGAAAATGTTGTTAGAATAcatgaaaagagaagaagaaatgaaattccGACAGAAATACTCGAGGTGAAGCAGGATGAATTGATGAAGAATCGGCCAAGGCAGGACCAGGTCAAGTTAACTGGAATTGCTTTTGGTCCTTCTTACCAG CCTGCCTCAACGACAAAAGGGAAGCCCTCAAAGTTGCACAAGAGAAAGCACCAAATTACATCGTTGTTTTATGATATGAAGCAGAAAGAGACGGAATTAGCAGAGAGGCGTGCAAGAGGTCTTCTTACAAAGGCTGAAACACAAGCCAAGTATGGCTGGTGA
- the LOC111792312 gene encoding macrophage migration inhibitory factor homolog yields the protein MPTLNLFTNLPVDAVVAADILKDASKAVSKILGKSESYVMILLNGSTPIVFAGTEEPAAYGELISIGGLGPSVNGKLSSTIAEIIQTKLHIDSSRFYIKFSDSQASFFGYNGSTF from the exons ATGCCCACTTTGAATTTGTTCACGAATCTCCCAGTTGATGCCGTGGTGGCTGCTGACATCCTCAAGGACGCATCGAAAGCCGTTTCTAAAATTCTCGGGAAATCTGAATCT TATGTGATGATCTTGCTGAATGGTAGCACGCCAATCGTATTTGCTGGCACGGAAGAGCCAGCCGCGTATGGAGAATTGATATCTATTGGAGGCCTTGGACCAAGCGTGAATGGAAAACTTAGCTCAACAATTGCTGAGATTATTCAGACTAAGCTCCATATTGATAGCTCCCGTTTCTATATCAAATTTTCCGATTCTCAG GCCTCGTTCTTCGGATACAATGGCTCAACATTTTGA
- the LOC111794027 gene encoding probable inactive purple acid phosphatase 28: MEFLAEKWKVSILYLGFIYSIIFLLHSLVFQKLLLGYEPVRIKRNSDLPLRFRSDGTFKILQVADMHFANGVNSRCRDVMDSEFKHCSDLNTTRFFKRMVDAEKPDFIAFTGDNIFGPSTSDAAESLFRVFGPVIEYQIPWAAILGNHDQESTMTREELMSFISLMDYSVSQTNPQLSHFPSTGNQILQNIDGFGNYDINVYGAPGSYLANSSVLNLYFLDSGDRAIVQGAQTYGWIKESQLQWLRDVSQRFQGTNRDLFPSTDASSQGKPPALTFFHIPIPEVRDLYYKKIVGQFQEGVACSSVNSGVLQNLVAMGDVKAVFMGHDHSNDFCGNLDGIWFCYGGGFGYHGYGRPGWSRRGRVIVAELAKGKRSWMGVKRIRTWKRLDDEKLTKIDEQILWEREQSAQ, from the exons ATGGAATTTTTGGCGGAGAAATGGAAGGTTTCGATTCTCTATCTTGGATTTATCTATTCGATTATCTTTCTCCttcattctctcgttttcCAGAAGTTACTTCTAGGATATGAACCTGTTCGCATCAAGAGGAACTCGGATCTTCCTCTCCGATTCCGTTCCGATGGAACCTTCAAGATTCTCCAG GTGGCTGATATGCATTTTGCGAATGGAGTTAATTCGCGGTGTCGGGATGTGATGGATTCGGAGTTCAAACACTGTTCGGATCTTAATACGACGCGGTTTTTCAAGAGGATGGTTGATGCTGAAAAGCCTGATTTCATTGCATTTACAG GTGACAACATATTTGGGCCAAGTACTTCTGATGCTGCCGAATCTTTGTTTAGAGTTTTTGGTCCTGTTATTGAATATCAAATTCCATGGGCGGCTATTCTGGGAAACCATGATCAAGAGTCTACAATGACTCGAGAAGAGTTAATGTCCTTCATTTCCCTCATGGATTATTCAGTATCACAGACCAACCCACAACTCAGCCACTTTCCTTCAACTGGAAATCAGATTTTACAAAACATCGATGGTTTTGGGAATTATGATATCAATGTATATGGTGCTCCAGGTTCTTATTTGGCGAATTCCAGCGTCCTCAATCTTTACTTTCTGGACAGTGGAGATAGAGCTATAGTGCAAGGAGCCCAAACATATGGATGGATCAAGGAATCGCAGCTTCAGTGGCTCAGAGACGTTTCTCAACGATTTCAG GGCACAAATCGGGACCTTTTTCCCTCAACGGATGCTTCTTCCCAAGGGAAGCCTCCAGCCCTGACGTTTTTTCACATACCAATCCCAGAAGTTCGGgatctttattataaaaagatCGTTGGCCAATTTCAGGAGGGTGTGGCATGTTCTTCAGTGAACTCGGGAGTTTTACAGAACTTAGTCGCCATGGGAGATGTGAAAGCTGTGTTCATGGGTCATGACCATTCCAATGATTTCTGCGGGAATCTTGATGGAATATGGTTTTGTTATGGTGGAGGGTTTGGATATCATGGATACGGAAGGCCCGGGTGGTCGAGGAGAGGTCGGGTGATCGTCGCAGAACTTGCTAAGGGCAAGAGGAGTTGGATGGGAGTTAAGAGGATCAGGACATGGAAGCGACTAGACGACGAAAAGCTGACCAAGATCGATGAACAAATTCTGTGGGAACGTGAACAATCAGCTCAATAA